The Labilibaculum sp. sequence TATTGGGAAAGAGGAATTTAGAATTGAATTGGTTTGGGAAATAGGACGAGAAGTAAAGTCGTGGAATACCGAAGAATTGAATGAATTTCCTAAAGAAAAATCATTTGTTGTCTTCTCCTCTGAAAATCCAAAGGAATTGTTCTCCGACTTACAACTTCAAAATATGGAGTTTGAAACATTAGATTATTACGACTACAATCGTCAACCCAAAGGAAACAAACGGTACTTTCAAAAGTACATGACTCTTATTAAGGTCCTTCAATAAATACTATTAGTTAAAAAAACCTAAGATTTCAGGCGAAAAAAGCCATCTTTCATGATTATAGAATAGCTTTGTTTTTACTTGTAAGTTAATTCTTCAATTGTTGAAGATCATTGATCTGTATTTATCCAATTTTGATCCACACTTTTGAATCAAAATAAAAAACAAGTCAGAAGTATATGCAAACTGTAGAGAATAAATTAAAAAGAACCATTCTTGTAACCGGATGTGCTGGTTTTATTGGGTCTCATCTTTCAGAAAAATTACTATTACTGGGATATAAGGTTATTGGCATCGATAATTTCGACACTTTTTATCCGAAAAAAGTGAAAGAAGAAAATTTAAACGCTTTTCTTCAAAATTCCTCTTTTGCATTTTACGAACTGGATTTACGGATTGATTCGAGTCTGGATCGTATCGAAGATCGGATTGATTTGGTGGTGCATTTGGCAGGTAAAGCAGGAGTCCGACCTTCCATTGAAGATCCGCAGGGATACATCGACAGCAACATTACAGCGACCAGAAACGTATTGGATTTTATGAGAAAAAAGGGAATTAAAAAGCTGGCTTTTGCTTCCTCCTCATCGGTTTACGGCAACAACAAAGAGGTTCCTTTTTCGGAAAATCACAATGTTGACCGGGCCATTTCGCCTTATGCTTTTTCCAAAAAATCCTGCGAAGTTTTAAACCACAGCTACCATCATTTGTACGATTTGGATATCATTAACATGAGATTTTTCACTGTTTTTGGTCCTCGTCAGCGTCCCGATTTAGCCATTCATAAATTTCTGAAATTGTTCCGAAATGAACAGCCGATTCCAATGTTTGGAGATGGTTCAACGGCAAGAGATTATACTTTCGTTGATGATACTGTGGAAGGAATTGTAAAAAGCTGCAGCTATCTATTCAATCACGAACAGGTTTTTGAAACCATAAACCTGGGCAACAGCTACCCTATACTTCTTCGCGACATGATTGCGATTATCGCAAAAAATGCGAAATGTGAACCGCAAATCAATCATCTGCCAATGCAGGCAGGAGATGTTGAACAAACTTATGCTGACATT is a genomic window containing:
- a CDS encoding GDP-mannose 4,6-dehydratase gives rise to the protein MQTVENKLKRTILVTGCAGFIGSHLSEKLLLLGYKVIGIDNFDTFYPKKVKEENLNAFLQNSSFAFYELDLRIDSSLDRIEDRIDLVVHLAGKAGVRPSIEDPQGYIDSNITATRNVLDFMRKKGIKKLAFASSSSVYGNNKEVPFSENHNVDRAISPYAFSKKSCEVLNHSYHHLYDLDIINMRFFTVFGPRQRPDLAIHKFLKLFRNEQPIPMFGDGSTARDYTFVDDTVEGIVKSCSYLFNHEQVFETINLGNSYPILLRDMIAIIAKNAKCEPQINHLPMQAGDVEQTYADISRAKELIDYNPQVSFEEGIKRFITWFDNQ